A genome region from Dermacentor albipictus isolate Rhodes 1998 colony unplaced genomic scaffold, USDA_Dalb.pri_finalv2 scaffold_38, whole genome shotgun sequence includes the following:
- the LOC135916938 gene encoding putative nuclease HARBI1: MAAMDDFEEFVGYVDRHEEISTGAAFEYASPPRRVVRDRLNPMELYNDDEFLCRFRFSKSAVQQLLAMLPLRERTDGRGFPVPPLLQLLITLRFYGAGTFQIVTGGLVNVSQPTVPRVIERVSTMIARSLFTALVKFPAASEVSGVMGEFYKLGKFPGVSGCIDCTHVPIKSPGGDHAEVYRNRKGYFSINVQGITGPDLQFYDVVASWPGSAHDSRIFDSSRARLLYETGVVPGILLGDMGYACRPYLMTPLKDPDQGSPEYRQAS, translated from the exons ATGGCGGCGATGGACGACTTCGAGGAGTTTGTGGGCTACGTGGATCGCCACGAAGAAATATCGACTGGAGCAGCCTTCGAATACGCATCGCCGCCGCGTCGAGTAGTCAGGGATCGTTTAAATCCCATGGAACTTTACAACGACGACGAGTTTTTGTGCCGATTCCGCTTCAGCAAAAGTGCCGTGCAGCAGCTTCTCGCAATGCTGCCTCTGCGGGAACGCACCGACGGACGTGGGTTCCCTGTGCCGCCTCTCCTGCAGCTCCTTATAACACTGCGGTTCTATGGAGCAGGCACATTTCAAATTGTGACCGGGGGCCTCGTAAATGTTTCGCAGCCGACGGTCCCCCGGGTCATCGAGCGCGTATCCACCATGATCGCGAGAAGCCTGTTCACCGCGCTTGTGAAGTTCCCTGCCGCTTCAGAAGTGAGCGGTGTGATGGGCGAATTTTATAAGTTAGGAAAGTTTCCCGGTGTCAGCGGGTGCATTGACTGCACCCATGTGCCGATTAAGAGCCCTGGTGGTGACCACGCCGAGGTTTATCGCAACCGAAAAGGATACTTTTCGATAAATGTTCAG GGCATCACGGGCCCTGACCTACAATTTTATGATGTAGTGGCCAGCTGGCCAGGGTCTGCCCATGATAGCAGAATTTTCGACAGCAGCCGTGCAAGATTGCTCTACGAGACTGGTGTCGTCCCCGGGATTCTTCTCGGAGATATGGGCTATGCCTGCAGGCCATACCTCATGACTCCACTCAAGGATCCTGACCAAGGCAGCCCAGAGTACAGGCAAGCTAGCTAA